Proteins encoded by one window of Acuticoccus sp. MNP-M23:
- a CDS encoding cisplatin damage response ATP-dependent DNA ligase — protein MQGFAHLLDRLSYEPRRNGKLALMEAYFRQTPDPERGYALAALTDALNFQHAKPGLIRALIAERTDPVLFALSRDYVGDLSETVALMWPNRAPAEAAPGTPGHNNPPAGPQLSDVITTLESTGKAGLAGQLAAWLDDLDEIGRWALLKLITGALRVGVSARLAKTAVARLAPVDANAVEEVWHGLSPPYGPLFAWLEGRAEAPESDDPAPFRTPMLASPTDLEQLEKSEDPAAFVAEWKWDGIRIQISAGHDKQGRHVVRLFSRSGEDISASFPDVCDAVEFDGAVDGELLIVKGGLVQPFNVLQQRLNRRTVSAKMLRDYPAQVRLYDILSENGEDLRPLPFETRRARLEAFAARENAMFDLSATFPFGTWADVAAARQDPASAGAGEDAAAVEGVMLKRRDSAYVPGRPKGPWYKWKRDPFVIDAVMMYAQRGSGKRSSFYSDYTFGVWDAEGALVPVGKAYFGFTDAELKEIDKFVRNHTVARFGPVREVTHERDTGLVLEVAFEGLQRSTRHKSGVAMRFPRVSRLRWDKAPHEADELATLKQLLRVDTKPKKPPKPENLSFDF, from the coding sequence ATGCAGGGGTTTGCGCATCTACTCGACAGGCTGAGCTACGAGCCGCGCCGCAACGGCAAGCTGGCGCTGATGGAAGCCTATTTCCGGCAAACGCCGGACCCCGAACGCGGCTACGCGCTGGCCGCTCTGACCGATGCGCTCAATTTCCAGCACGCCAAGCCCGGCCTCATCCGCGCGCTCATTGCCGAACGGACCGACCCGGTCCTCTTCGCCCTGTCGCGCGATTATGTGGGCGACCTGTCCGAAACCGTAGCGCTAATGTGGCCGAACCGTGCCCCGGCCGAAGCGGCGCCGGGCACCCCTGGCCACAACAACCCGCCGGCCGGGCCGCAACTGTCGGACGTCATCACCACGCTGGAGAGCACCGGCAAGGCGGGCCTTGCCGGGCAGTTGGCCGCCTGGCTGGACGATCTGGATGAGATCGGCCGCTGGGCGCTCCTCAAGCTCATCACCGGGGCGCTGCGGGTCGGCGTCAGCGCGCGGCTTGCGAAAACCGCCGTTGCCCGCCTTGCCCCGGTGGATGCCAACGCCGTCGAAGAGGTGTGGCACGGCTTGTCGCCGCCTTATGGCCCGCTGTTTGCGTGGCTGGAGGGGCGGGCGGAGGCGCCGGAGAGCGACGATCCCGCCCCCTTCCGCACCCCCATGCTCGCCAGCCCCACAGACCTTGAGCAGCTGGAAAAAAGCGAAGACCCGGCCGCCTTCGTGGCGGAGTGGAAATGGGACGGCATCCGCATCCAGATATCCGCCGGACACGACAAGCAGGGCCGCCATGTGGTCCGGCTGTTCTCCCGCTCCGGCGAAGATATTTCCGCCAGCTTTCCCGATGTCTGCGACGCGGTCGAATTCGACGGGGCGGTGGACGGGGAGCTGCTCATCGTCAAGGGCGGGCTGGTGCAGCCGTTCAACGTGCTCCAGCAGCGCCTGAACCGTCGCACGGTGAGCGCGAAAATGCTGCGCGACTACCCGGCCCAGGTCCGCCTCTACGACATCCTGTCCGAAAACGGCGAGGACCTTCGTCCGCTCCCCTTCGAGACGCGGCGGGCGCGGCTCGAAGCCTTCGCCGCGCGTGAAAACGCGATGTTCGATCTGTCCGCCACCTTCCCGTTCGGCACGTGGGCCGACGTTGCTGCGGCGCGGCAGGACCCGGCGTCGGCAGGGGCGGGGGAAGACGCGGCCGCGGTGGAAGGCGTGATGCTCAAGCGCCGCGACAGCGCCTATGTGCCCGGCCGCCCGAAGGGGCCGTGGTACAAGTGGAAACGCGACCCGTTCGTGATCGACGCGGTGATGATGTACGCCCAGCGCGGTTCGGGAAAGCGCTCGTCGTTCTATTCGGACTACACGTTCGGCGTTTGGGACGCGGAAGGCGCGCTGGTGCCGGTCGGCAAGGCGTATTTCGGGTTCACCGATGCCGAGCTGAAGGAAATCGACAAGTTCGTGCGCAACCACACGGTCGCGCGCTTTGGCCCGGTGCGCGAGGTGACGCACGAGCGGGACACCGGGCTGGTGCTTGAGGTGGCGTTCGAGGGCCTCCAGCGCTCCACCCGCCACAAGTCCGGCGTTGCGATGCGCTTTCCGCGCGTCTCGCGGCTTCGCTGGGACAAGGCGCCCCATGAGGCCGACGAGCTTGCCACCCTCAAGCAGCTTTTGCGCGTCGACACCAAGCCGAAGAAGCCGCCGAAGCCGGAAAATCTGAGCTTCGATTTTTGA